The Sphingobacterium bambusae genome includes a window with the following:
- a CDS encoding nuclear transport factor 2 family protein yields MNLLSKSVFGLIILFFLSGKLIGQTISRECQLRKLEKEWTTLLDKKDTSALKNIWMDNYVVNNAVGKIVGVKDILVLIKNGHVFPKVERSVERITFQGPLAIVMGAEKEFASDGKVKNRRFTNLWIEQKDGWKLLARQATGQ; encoded by the coding sequence ATGAATTTATTAAGTAAATCAGTTTTTGGGCTAATTATTTTGTTTTTTTTATCAGGTAAATTAATAGGGCAAACCATAAGTAGGGAATGCCAGCTTCGAAAATTGGAGAAGGAATGGACGACCTTATTAGACAAAAAAGATACAAGTGCATTAAAAAACATATGGATGGATAATTATGTTGTGAATAATGCAGTTGGTAAAATAGTTGGTGTGAAAGACATCTTAGTCTTAATAAAAAATGGGCACGTTTTTCCCAAAGTAGAGCGGAGTGTTGAAAGAATAACCTTTCAAGGTCCTCTAGCAATCGTTATGGGGGCTGAAAAAGAATTTGCTAGCGATGGAAAGGTGAAAAATCGGCGATTTACTAACTTGTGGATAGAACAAAAAGATGGTTGGAAATTACTGGCGAGGCAAGCTACCGGTCAGTAA
- a CDS encoding L-rhamnose mutarotase yields MEIKDKYGAVQKNYAQPIKRYCQTLDLIDDAELIAKYLAAHSEEVHWQEIREGIKQVGILEMEIYLLENKLFMIVETGVDFQWEDAFEILATLPRQQEWECWMSSFQQTENGTTDKKWRLMDRIFHLYPLTS; encoded by the coding sequence ATGGAGATAAAAGATAAATATGGTGCAGTTCAGAAAAATTATGCACAACCAATAAAACGCTATTGCCAAACACTTGATTTAATCGATGATGCCGAACTTATTGCAAAGTACCTTGCCGCGCACAGCGAAGAGGTTCATTGGCAGGAAATTAGGGAAGGTATAAAGCAAGTTGGTATTTTGGAGATGGAAATTTATCTATTGGAGAATAAGCTTTTTATGATCGTGGAAACGGGCGTCGATTTCCAGTGGGAAGATGCTTTTGAAATTTTGGCCACACTCCCAAGACAGCAAGAATGGGAATGCTGGATGTCCTCATTCCAGCAGACTGAAAATGGGACGACGGACAAAAAATGGAGATTGATGGATAGGATTTTCCATTTGTATCCGCTTACATCCTGA
- a CDS encoding SusC/RagA family TonB-linked outer membrane protein has product MRISILINLVMLTGLQLYATEIRGQRLDQTNVKVSLSNSDLQSALEQIEHTTAFRFVYRNDDIKKFKGLTLPSATRTVSQTLALLLQDTDIEYTQMGSKVLLRRTDKPSIESEQRFIDVTGSVRDSLGNPLAGASILIMGSNRGVSSDARGRFSFSQVADNANLYFKLIGYEDRVLQVGTSMDVTLKSQSGTLEEVIVSTGYQKISKEQVTGSVVSLGAEELEKRNVVNILDNLEGRVPGLTRYNGATTIRGISTMRANADVLIVVDGYPLEGGIENINPFDVERITVLKDAAATAIYGARATNGVIVVDTKKAKQIGRTQVDLTSNITVSQKPDYGNYHYMSAAEQVQWERSYADFYFNGTGSGSADPIAAFESNVEAGLPITGVQYAYYEFQKGLISSQELEQRLADFSQNNFFDEYKRYALRNEITQQYNVGIRTASDRSNSNLVVNYTGNNAGIINAFDRRLNISFKGGYRIADWIDANYGINAILGNARSHNNQSATTPFNVPAYYSMFGDDGQRVAYALDEFNVYSSYNELFAAQPALYEMGFNHLDELERDFNDRKLRNTRYFVDLDIKPFKGLSIKPQFQYEDNRSESSIYSEEDSYAMRRLINAYTIQNANGTYSNLIPAAGRLRNSFTNGPSYTARLQAAFDRTFGDHTVFAIGGGEFREVGAITRSSLLFGYDDQLQSQANTSLNFVALRAHTTNFWGARIYPNALFGSDISGFTTEDIKNRFASAYGNITYTYKRRYNLFGSIRKDYANVFGLDKAYRGRPLWSVGGSWNVTNEPFMSQVDFLNNLKIRATYGITGNISSTTTSRLTANILGTNPLSAQPIATIVTPPNEKLRWEKTATTNFGVDFSLFQNRLRGTLDYYRKEGTDLFATTRLDATIGFTQMVINNGDMVNDGLEGSLSYDWFRARTGRSFRWSSTVNFGYNKNRITFVDELVTNPAVLAGSNTFTIGNPVNSLYSYQFRGLDETGLPLWLLPDGSLVTTSLNNGDINAVVFSGGANPVTNLALNNEVAYKGWSLNVFMMYYGGHYLRDNPPRIYRELIYGAAPSYLLDSWTPENTDTDIPAFGEYYQAASINNALLFADRWVKKADFFRVRTIALGYTLPKLVSNTLKVDNIKLRFQVDNPNLIWTKVPLDIDSETRGLRTPTNYVFGLNLTF; this is encoded by the coding sequence ATGCGAATCAGCATATTAATAAATCTCGTGATGTTGACAGGTCTGCAGTTGTATGCCACGGAGATTCGTGGACAGCGATTAGATCAGACCAACGTAAAAGTATCGCTTTCAAACAGCGATCTACAATCGGCACTTGAGCAAATAGAGCACACAACTGCTTTTCGTTTTGTTTATAGAAACGATGATATCAAGAAATTTAAGGGACTGACGTTGCCGTCCGCAACGCGAACGGTCAGCCAAACGCTTGCACTTTTGTTGCAGGATACAGATATAGAATACACCCAGATGGGATCCAAAGTGCTGCTGCGCAGGACTGACAAACCATCGATTGAAAGCGAGCAGCGTTTCATCGATGTAACCGGTTCGGTACGAGATTCCTTGGGCAATCCACTCGCAGGGGCAAGTATATTGATTATGGGAAGCAACCGAGGTGTATCTTCGGATGCACGCGGACGATTTTCATTCTCCCAAGTGGCAGATAACGCTAATCTATATTTTAAATTGATAGGCTATGAGGACAGGGTGCTACAGGTGGGAACTTCGATGGACGTTACACTAAAATCACAGAGTGGCACTCTTGAAGAGGTTATCGTTAGCACTGGCTACCAAAAGATCAGTAAAGAGCAGGTTACCGGCTCTGTCGTCAGTCTTGGCGCCGAAGAACTGGAAAAGCGAAATGTTGTCAATATACTGGATAATCTCGAAGGTCGTGTCCCAGGCCTTACGCGCTATAATGGGGCAACCACCATTCGTGGGATTTCAACCATGCGGGCAAATGCCGATGTTCTTATTGTTGTTGACGGATATCCTCTTGAGGGAGGGATCGAAAATATTAACCCTTTTGATGTAGAGCGTATCACCGTACTCAAGGATGCTGCCGCCACGGCAATCTATGGAGCGCGGGCAACGAATGGGGTTATTGTAGTAGATACCAAGAAGGCTAAACAGATCGGGCGTACGCAAGTTGATCTCACTAGCAACATCACTGTGTCGCAGAAGCCTGATTACGGCAATTACCACTATATGTCTGCCGCCGAGCAGGTGCAATGGGAGCGCTCCTACGCTGATTTTTATTTTAATGGTACCGGAAGCGGTTCAGCAGACCCGATTGCGGCATTCGAATCGAACGTTGAGGCAGGTTTGCCGATTACGGGTGTGCAATATGCCTATTATGAGTTTCAAAAAGGACTAATATCCTCTCAAGAGCTTGAACAACGCTTGGCCGATTTTAGCCAAAATAATTTCTTTGACGAGTATAAACGTTATGCCCTTCGCAATGAAATTACGCAGCAGTATAATGTCGGTATCCGTACGGCCTCGGACCGATCCAATTCAAACTTGGTGGTCAATTATACAGGCAACAATGCGGGAATTATCAATGCATTTGATAGGCGATTGAATATTTCATTTAAAGGGGGATACAGAATTGCAGACTGGATAGATGCCAATTACGGTATCAACGCCATTTTAGGCAATGCACGTAGCCATAACAACCAAAGTGCAACAACGCCTTTTAATGTTCCTGCCTACTACAGTATGTTTGGCGATGATGGGCAACGCGTTGCGTATGCATTGGATGAATTTAATGTCTACAGCTCTTATAATGAACTTTTTGCAGCGCAGCCAGCGCTATACGAAATGGGATTTAACCACCTTGATGAGCTTGAACGAGATTTTAATGATAGAAAATTGCGTAACACCAGATACTTTGTTGATCTAGATATAAAACCATTTAAAGGTTTGTCGATTAAGCCCCAGTTCCAATATGAAGATAATCGATCCGAGTCAAGTATTTATTCGGAGGAGGATAGCTATGCCATGCGTCGACTGATCAATGCCTATACCATTCAAAATGCAAACGGCACCTATTCCAATTTAATTCCTGCTGCCGGAAGATTAAGAAATAGCTTTACCAATGGGCCTAGCTACACCGCTCGCTTGCAGGCTGCCTTTGACCGTACTTTTGGCGACCATACGGTATTTGCAATCGGCGGTGGAGAGTTTCGCGAGGTGGGAGCCATTACCCGCTCAAGTCTGCTTTTTGGATACGACGATCAGCTACAATCCCAAGCGAACACATCACTAAATTTTGTAGCTTTGCGCGCACATACCACTAACTTTTGGGGAGCGAGGATTTACCCGAATGCACTTTTTGGTTCGGATATTTCTGGTTTTACGACCGAAGATATCAAGAACCGGTTTGCATCGGCATACGGTAACATTACCTACACCTATAAGCGTAGGTATAATCTATTTGGATCGATCAGGAAAGATTATGCTAACGTTTTTGGACTGGACAAGGCGTATCGTGGACGTCCGCTGTGGTCTGTGGGTGGATCTTGGAATGTGACCAATGAGCCTTTTATGTCGCAAGTCGACTTCCTAAATAACTTAAAAATACGCGCAACATACGGGATCACCGGAAATATCTCCAGTACGACGACCTCACGACTAACCGCAAACATTTTGGGAACTAATCCCTTGAGCGCTCAGCCCATTGCTACGATTGTAACCCCTCCCAACGAAAAACTTCGCTGGGAGAAAACTGCGACAACAAATTTTGGCGTAGATTTTAGCCTATTTCAGAATAGGTTGAGAGGAACATTGGACTATTACAGAAAGGAAGGTACTGATCTTTTCGCAACGACGCGATTGGATGCGACAATTGGTTTCACACAGATGGTGATTAACAATGGAGATATGGTAAACGATGGTCTGGAAGGGTCTCTGAGCTATGATTGGTTCCGCGCGCGCACGGGACGGAGTTTTCGCTGGTCTTCGACTGTGAACTTCGGATACAATAAAAACAGGATCACTTTTGTTGACGAACTTGTCACCAACCCGGCCGTGCTTGCCGGATCTAATACGTTCACCATAGGAAATCCCGTCAACTCGTTGTATTCTTATCAATTCCGGGGGTTGGATGAAACAGGACTACCATTGTGGCTGCTGCCGGACGGCTCATTGGTAACCACTAGTTTAAATAACGGCGATATTAACGCCGTCGTGTTTTCTGGAGGAGCTAACCCAGTGACAAATCTAGCATTAAACAACGAGGTGGCCTATAAAGGTTGGTCGTTGAATGTATTTATGATGTACTATGGAGGTCACTACCTGCGCGACAATCCTCCAAGGATATATCGAGAATTGATCTACGGCGCCGCGCCCAGTTACTTGTTGGATAGTTGGACACCTGAAAATACCGATACCGACATTCCTGCTTTCGGTGAATACTATCAGGCGGCATCCATTAACAATGCGCTACTGTTTGCGGATAGGTGGGTGAAAAAAGCTGACTTTTTTAGGGTGCGTACTATAGCCCTAGGCTACACATTGCCCAAATTGGTATCAAACACGCTTAAGGTAGATAACATCAAGCTACGTTTTCAGGTAGACAACCCCAATCTGATCTGGACAAAAGTGCCGTTGGATATAGACTCTGAAACCCGCGGTCTACGCACTCCTACAAATTATGTTTTTGGTCTAAACCTAACTTTTTAA
- a CDS encoding TlpA disulfide reductase family protein, with translation MNRKYLIVHIMLLLLLSYAESFAQKIKTGEYSLSGNFKALDGYTGKVYMYGRTLDQEIFRDSVQVQGGKFHFSGKLDEPMRVSIYSEKTERFPNQIAFNVYLENSRIVVSDEKGVKIVGARLQTESDSINRYLKAKSGLDTISAAYQHALSAKDSVTMANMVTMHARALTTYKKLLVDVIQDNKSNYLTLDMLADLISSREEEDVKTAKALFITLSPSVRETKRGQLLSETIAFHEKGYIIGKPAGEFLMTDKDGKDVKLSDYHGKYVLLEFWASWCKPCRAENPNLIKAYHAFKAKGFDILAVSIDTDRTRWIKAIQEDDLPWTHVSDLAKKNAAATQFGVDAIPSNFLIAPNGTVIARNLRGEKLQEKLLELL, from the coding sequence ATGAATAGAAAATATCTAATCGTACATATCATGTTGCTTTTGCTCTTATCATATGCTGAGTCATTTGCGCAAAAAATTAAAACAGGTGAGTATTCCCTGAGCGGAAATTTCAAAGCACTTGATGGTTACACCGGAAAGGTTTATATGTATGGGCGTACGCTAGATCAGGAAATATTCCGAGATTCCGTTCAGGTTCAAGGTGGGAAATTTCATTTTTCAGGTAAACTGGATGAGCCCATGCGGGTCTCTATTTATAGTGAGAAAACCGAAAGATTTCCAAACCAGATTGCTTTTAATGTGTATTTAGAAAATAGTAGAATTGTGGTTTCTGACGAGAAAGGTGTTAAAATTGTTGGAGCTAGACTACAAACCGAAAGTGATTCCATTAATCGCTATTTGAAAGCTAAAAGTGGTTTAGACACAATCAGCGCGGCCTACCAACATGCACTATCTGCGAAGGATTCTGTGACTATGGCAAATATGGTAACGATGCATGCTCGTGCGTTAACTACTTATAAGAAACTTTTAGTTGATGTCATACAGGATAATAAATCAAACTATTTGACTTTGGATATGTTGGCCGATCTCATCAGCAGTAGAGAGGAAGAAGATGTTAAAACAGCAAAGGCATTATTTATAACTTTGTCCCCATCAGTGCGGGAAACTAAACGTGGACAGCTACTTTCGGAAACTATAGCGTTTCATGAAAAAGGCTATATTATAGGTAAACCTGCAGGAGAGTTCCTGATGACCGATAAGGACGGGAAGGATGTTAAGTTGTCTGATTATCACGGAAAATATGTTCTGCTGGAATTCTGGGCATCTTGGTGTAAACCATGTCGTGCGGAGAACCCAAATTTAATCAAAGCATATCATGCCTTCAAGGCGAAGGGATTTGATATCCTCGCGGTTTCCATTGATACAGACCGAACGCGTTGGATTAAAGCTATTCAAGAAGATGACCTACCTTGGACCCACGTAAGCGATTTGGCTAAGAAGAATGCTGCAGCCACGCAGTTTGGTGTTGATGCAATTCCATCTAATTTCTTAATTGCCCCCAATGGTACCGTAATAGCGCGCAATTTACGCGGCGAAAAACTACAGGAGAAACTGTTAGAATTGCTTTGA
- a CDS encoding RagB/SusD family nutrient uptake outer membrane protein, whose amino-acid sequence MKIINRLLMVILCAVSMNSCDRYTDLTPKGKNLLLNVDDLDYLLNVNLSASTAFYMQNLPALTNDMYLTTVSNILANNQTMNYAILTYDETLNRADLQKTDLVYEQLYALISSRLNVLLDQVDNAEGDVLKGKRLKAEALTLRAFLHYLVVNIYAKAYDPATAAREGGIAYMDKLDFENLPQKSTVEEVYQKILTDLRLAEELDALHDLPQVVTRPSKAFLYAVKAEVFRTMRRYEDAIVAADKALTYNNNLEDHRPFIATGIAVRTNRTASDNILLAADKLNNPTFRVVSIEVMEKYFEKGYILKDYTSTYSYTTGGVNYSELNGTQFAFAGALMFYANGYQQNAAGMTVSDLYFIKAESLIRLGRYVDAMTLLNYVKERRFHPSDYVPYVATDEQQAMAVFKKLSRLEFLFTWKNYVNIKRWNTEDRYKETITRTINGKVYSLSPQSPLWIFPFPQSVTNYNTNMTQNY is encoded by the coding sequence ATGAAAATAATTAATAGATTATTAATGGTAATCCTTTGCGCGGTTTCCATGAACTCTTGTGATCGCTACACAGATCTGACGCCAAAAGGAAAAAATCTACTGCTGAATGTAGATGATCTGGATTACTTACTGAATGTTAATCTTTCCGCATCCACAGCATTCTACATGCAAAATTTGCCGGCCTTGACAAATGATATGTACCTGACAACGGTAAGCAATATCCTAGCAAATAACCAAACGATGAATTATGCGATCCTGACCTATGATGAAACGCTCAATAGGGCGGATCTTCAGAAAACCGACTTGGTTTATGAGCAGCTTTACGCGCTGATCAGCTCCCGTCTAAATGTCCTTTTGGATCAGGTAGACAATGCAGAGGGAGATGTTTTAAAGGGGAAGCGCCTTAAAGCCGAAGCATTGACGTTACGCGCATTTCTGCATTACTTGGTTGTCAATATTTATGCGAAAGCCTATGATCCTGCTACAGCCGCACGCGAGGGCGGCATTGCATATATGGACAAATTGGATTTTGAAAACTTGCCGCAAAAAAGCACGGTGGAGGAAGTTTATCAAAAGATTTTGACGGATTTAAGGCTGGCCGAAGAGCTTGATGCCCTGCATGATCTACCTCAAGTAGTAACGCGACCGAGCAAGGCTTTTCTTTACGCGGTTAAGGCAGAGGTCTTTAGAACAATGCGACGTTACGAGGACGCAATTGTTGCTGCGGACAAGGCTTTGACATATAACAATAATTTAGAAGATCATCGACCGTTTATCGCTACAGGTATTGCCGTACGCACAAACCGGACTGCAAGCGATAACATTTTGCTCGCGGCAGATAAGTTGAATAATCCGACATTTAGGGTTGTATCTATAGAAGTTATGGAGAAATATTTCGAAAAAGGGTATATCTTAAAGGATTACACTTCAACCTATTCTTATACTACCGGGGGCGTAAATTATAGTGAACTTAATGGAACACAGTTCGCTTTTGCTGGGGCGCTCATGTTTTATGCAAATGGCTATCAGCAGAATGCCGCGGGAATGACGGTTTCAGACCTGTACTTTATAAAAGCCGAGTCGCTGATTCGGTTGGGACGTTATGTTGATGCAATGACCCTTCTAAATTATGTTAAAGAAAGGCGTTTTCATCCCAGCGATTATGTGCCCTATGTGGCAACTGATGAACAACAGGCGATGGCTGTCTTTAAGAAGTTATCCCGACTGGAATTTCTATTTACGTGGAAAAACTATGTGAATATCAAACGGTGGAACACCGAGGATCGCTATAAGGAAACGATTACTCGAACTATAAATGGAAAAGTGTATAGTTTGTCCCCCCAGTCTCCTCTTTGGATATTTCCATTCCCGCAGAGCGTAACAAACTATAATACAAATATGACCCAAAATTATTAA
- a CDS encoding helix-turn-helix domain-containing protein produces the protein MKREKYNLDFILLNIGYAEHHADWNWKNINSPFARIHFVVKGAAKIVRNGGKTELKEGHLYLTPSYTHHGYECEEDLTLFYIHIYESPDKPRSIFDQFGFPVEIVGDGLCANLVERLYEINPGRELSYYDPNDYDNSTELIRNIALQGNTPLALELESQGIIKQILSRFFAHAKEKTPDVDERMSRVLDYIHSHIDTTISISELADISFLTKDHLIRSFKKKINCTPGKYINRKKIEKAQLMLLVGDYSVQELAFKLGFDNVFYFNRLFKKLTGENPTSYKKRLEIFANQAKD, from the coding sequence ATGAAAAGAGAAAAGTACAATTTAGATTTTATACTATTGAACATTGGTTATGCCGAACATCATGCAGACTGGAATTGGAAAAATATCAATAGCCCTTTTGCCAGAATTCATTTTGTGGTAAAAGGCGCCGCGAAAATCGTACGTAACGGTGGAAAGACAGAACTAAAAGAAGGTCATCTTTATCTCACCCCCTCCTATACCCACCATGGGTACGAGTGTGAGGAAGATCTTACCCTTTTCTACATCCACATTTACGAAAGTCCAGATAAACCACGCAGTATTTTCGATCAATTTGGTTTTCCTGTTGAAATAGTAGGCGATGGACTCTGTGCCAACTTGGTTGAGCGTCTATACGAGATAAACCCAGGAAGGGAACTGTCCTATTATGATCCGAATGATTATGATAACTCTACCGAGCTAATCAGGAATATAGCACTTCAGGGAAATACCCCGCTGGCTCTGGAACTCGAAAGCCAAGGAATTATAAAACAGATCCTCTCTCGTTTTTTTGCACACGCAAAAGAGAAAACTCCTGATGTAGACGAAAGGATGTCCAGGGTACTCGACTACATCCATTCGCACATTGATACCACTATATCCATTTCCGAATTGGCGGATATTTCCTTTTTGACGAAAGATCACTTGATCAGATCATTCAAAAAAAAAATCAACTGCACACCTGGAAAATACATCAACCGAAAAAAAATCGAAAAGGCGCAGCTCATGCTATTAGTGGGCGATTATAGTGTGCAGGAGCTGGCCTTTAAGTTAGGTTTTGATAACGTTTTTTATTTTAACCGTCTTTTTAAAAAGTTGACAGGTGAAAACCCTACTTCTTACAAAAAAAGGCTCGAAATTTTTGCGAATCAAGCGAAAGACTAA
- a CDS encoding alpha-L-fucosidase yields the protein MNRRTVIKMLGTAIPTLYLSKFSHGQGNWVKVPFRPDWVSLENYRVPDWFRDAKFGIWAHWGPQCQPERGDWYARGMYEEGSDQYNYHLQTYGHPSQFGFKDVINEWKAEQWDAEQLMDLYARTGAQYFMALANHHDNLDLYNSSHHQWNSTKVGPKKDIVAGWERAAKKRGMRFGVSVHAAHAWTWYETAQRSDKNGPRKGVPYDGKLKESEGKGTWWQGMDPQVLYAQNHPLSKDSEDGHSIHRQWHWDVSTGVNVPTKDYCENFRDRTVELIDNYRPDIVYFDDTALPLWPISEVGLQIAAHFYNENQKWNGGKLQAVINGKILDEQQRKCMVWDIERGQSNRIEPEPWQTCTCIGAWHYDRRIYDKGLYKSAKTVIHMLVDVVSKNGNLLLSVPLRGDGSLDDKARRVVEGIADWMQVNSEAIIGSRPWHVFGEGPAQEDAPELKAQGFNEGKGKPFTADDIRFTTKGKDLFATVLGIPDNNTVTIKSLGKASSMKKNIKSVQVLGLKENASFAQHEEYLHVTLPKDLTTNDIGIVIKIT from the coding sequence ATGAATAGGAGAACAGTTATTAAGATGTTGGGAACAGCTATCCCAACTCTTTATTTGAGTAAATTTTCCCATGGTCAGGGAAATTGGGTAAAGGTGCCGTTTAGACCTGATTGGGTTTCCTTAGAGAATTATCGCGTTCCCGACTGGTTTCGAGATGCTAAGTTCGGTATATGGGCGCACTGGGGGCCGCAATGTCAGCCTGAGCGTGGCGATTGGTATGCTAGGGGGATGTACGAGGAAGGATCTGATCAATACAATTATCACCTTCAGACCTACGGTCATCCTTCTCAATTTGGCTTCAAGGACGTTATAAATGAATGGAAGGCCGAGCAATGGGATGCTGAACAATTGATGGATCTATATGCACGTACCGGTGCACAGTATTTTATGGCGTTGGCCAATCATCATGATAATTTGGACCTGTATAACAGTAGTCATCATCAATGGAACAGTACGAAGGTTGGTCCAAAAAAGGATATCGTAGCAGGATGGGAGCGGGCAGCAAAAAAAAGAGGTATGCGTTTCGGCGTGAGTGTGCATGCCGCACATGCCTGGACTTGGTATGAAACTGCGCAACGATCAGATAAAAATGGGCCACGTAAAGGCGTTCCATATGATGGTAAGCTAAAAGAGTCCGAAGGGAAAGGAACTTGGTGGCAAGGGATGGATCCACAGGTACTTTATGCCCAGAACCACCCCTTGAGCAAAGACAGCGAGGATGGGCATAGTATTCACAGACAATGGCATTGGGATGTCAGTACCGGAGTTAACGTACCTACGAAGGATTATTGCGAGAATTTCAGGGACCGAACAGTAGAGCTCATTGATAACTATCGACCCGATATTGTATATTTCGACGATACTGCCCTTCCACTATGGCCTATAAGTGAGGTAGGGCTTCAGATAGCTGCACATTTCTATAACGAGAACCAAAAATGGAATGGTGGGAAACTACAAGCTGTGATAAACGGTAAGATTTTGGATGAACAGCAACGTAAATGCATGGTATGGGATATAGAACGCGGACAGAGCAATAGAATTGAACCCGAACCATGGCAAACCTGTACCTGCATAGGTGCTTGGCACTACGATCGAAGGATATATGATAAAGGACTTTATAAATCGGCAAAGACGGTGATTCACATGCTGGTTGATGTGGTTAGTAAAAATGGCAATTTGCTTTTGAGCGTTCCACTGCGCGGAGACGGGTCTTTGGATGATAAGGCGCGCCGGGTGGTTGAAGGAATAGCCGATTGGATGCAGGTCAATTCCGAGGCTATAATAGGAAGCAGACCTTGGCATGTTTTCGGTGAAGGTCCTGCACAGGAAGATGCACCGGAATTAAAGGCGCAGGGATTCAATGAAGGCAAAGGTAAACCCTTCACAGCAGATGATATCCGTTTCACCACCAAGGGAAAGGATCTGTTTGCTACGGTTTTGGGAATCCCTGATAACAATACGGTCACTATTAAATCTTTAGGAAAAGCGAGTAGCATGAAAAAAAATATTAAGAGCGTACAGGTTTTGGGTCTTAAGGAGAATGCAAGTTTTGCACAGCATGAAGAATATCTACATGTTACGCTGCCAAAGGATTTGACCACAAACGATATAGGTATCGTAATAAAAATAACATAG
- a CDS encoding zinc-binding alcohol dehydrogenase family protein, translating into MALDNMNALVCVEPNRFEYRMMPIPKPQADQVLVKILQVGICGTDYHAFKGNQPFFDYPRILGHEVAVQIVDGGDGAFVKGELATFMPYLACGICIACRTGRNNCCAAMQVAGVHIDGALRNYMVVPSHLLIKAGSLTVDQLVLVEPLAIGAHGVRRADVKNGEYVLVMGAGPIGLATMQFAIIAGAEVIALDVNDDRLDFCRRYLGVNHVINPKRENVKENLMRITGGDMPTVVLDATGNKLAIHEGFDYLAHGARYVLIGLQKEMLSFSHPEFHRREATLMSSRNATKEDFTHVTSCLSNGLINSKSYISHRIAFEDLAGRFESLSRSDSQVIKAVVEF; encoded by the coding sequence ATGGCTTTAGATAATATGAATGCGCTGGTATGCGTAGAACCAAACAGGTTTGAATATAGGATGATGCCCATTCCTAAGCCGCAAGCGGATCAGGTGTTGGTTAAGATTCTTCAGGTAGGAATTTGTGGAACGGACTATCATGCATTCAAGGGAAATCAACCTTTTTTTGATTATCCGAGGATTTTAGGACATGAGGTCGCCGTCCAGATAGTAGATGGAGGCGACGGGGCTTTCGTAAAAGGAGAATTGGCTACATTTATGCCGTACCTTGCCTGTGGAATATGTATCGCCTGTCGTACAGGTAGGAATAATTGCTGTGCAGCAATGCAAGTAGCGGGCGTTCATATCGACGGCGCATTGAGAAACTATATGGTAGTTCCTTCACATCTGCTCATCAAGGCAGGTTCTTTGACTGTAGACCAACTTGTACTAGTGGAGCCCCTGGCTATAGGGGCACATGGTGTAAGGAGAGCTGACGTAAAAAACGGGGAGTATGTCTTGGTCATGGGAGCGGGTCCGATTGGCCTAGCAACTATGCAGTTCGCCATTATAGCCGGAGCGGAGGTTATCGCTTTGGACGTAAATGACGATCGACTGGACTTTTGTCGCCGATATTTGGGTGTGAATCATGTGATCAATCCGAAGCGAGAAAATGTAAAAGAAAACTTGATGCGCATTACCGGCGGAGACATGCCCACGGTGGTATTGGATGCAACAGGAAACAAATTAGCGATACACGAGGGCTTCGACTATTTAGCTCATGGAGCTAGGTATGTTCTGATCGGTCTGCAGAAAGAGATGCTATCCTTTTCACATCCCGAGTTTCATAGGCGCGAAGCGACTTTGATGAGTAGTAGGAATGCAACAAAGGAGGATTTTACTCATGTCACTTCCTGTTTAAGCAACGGGTTGATCAATTCAAAATCCTATATATCCCATCGTATTGCGTTTGAGGATCTCGCAGGACGATTTGAATCTTTGTCACGATCAGATAGCCAGGTTATAAAGGCAGTAGTGGAGTTTTAG